GCGAGGTCGGACTGGATCTCCTTCAGGCGGTTCTTGAGCTCCTTGCGGCCGTTGAGATCGATCGTCTGGATCGAGAACCGCAGGATCCGGCTGAGGGACAGCAGGCTCTCGCGCGCGGTCGAGGCGAGATCGTCGTTGCGGCCGAGCGAGCGCAACGCCCCCCGGAGGTCGAGCTGGCTCGGGCCGATCCGCTGCGGGTCCTCGTGGAAGATCTTCTGGGACAGGTGGTCGAGGTCGAGCGCCACCTTCTCGAGGATGTCCGCGATCCGGTCGATGAAGCTCTCGACGAGCCCGAGAAACGCGTCCTCGGGGGTCGCACAGGCCCCCGGCTGCTTGACGAGGCGCTGGGCGAACGTCGAAAGCGGCCTGGGATCGACGTAACGCAGCGTGAGCAGCGTCTTGCGCGTGAGGATGAACGTGATCACGTCGCTCGAGGGGTTCGGCGCGTCGGCGTGCGTGATCACGGTCGCCGTCATGTACGTGGCGTCCCCGTCGACGTAGAGCCGGCTCGACGGCTCGATCTCCAGCATGTCCTCGCGCGACGGCAGCTCCACGAAGAGCTGCCTGTCGACCTGGCGTCGCTCCTCGTCGGTGGGAGCGTGGAGGTCGATCCACACCGCCCCGTCGGGGAGGAGCTGGCCGGGCTGGACCTCGAGGCGGTCCACCGCCGCGGCACGCGGGACGTACGCGTGGATCATCTAGATGAGGGCGGCGACCGAGGCGGCGACGACGCCGGCGAGGGTGCGGCTCAGCGGGTCGTTCCAGACGAAGCGGGCACGTTCCACGACGAATCGCATGGGGTCCTCCGGATGGTCGGCGAGCCGGATTCTACCGCGACCGGAGCCGCTCGAGGGCACGGCGGACGTTCTCGTCGGAAGGATTGAGCTCGAGCGCCCGTTCGAACGCCTTGCGCGCCCCCGCAACGTCGCCACGCGACAGCGCCAGCAGCCCCGCCTGGACCTCGATTTCGGCGTCCTCGAGCCGGAGGGCCCGGGCCGAGGAGAGCAGCACCTCGGCGCGCGCGGGTTCCTTCCGCTCCCGGAGCATCGAGAGGGCGTTGACGTACGTGTCGGCGTCGCGCGGGGCGATCGCCAGCGCCTTCCCATACGCCGCCATCGCTTCGTCCACCGTGCCGGTCTTGGAGAGCGCGTTTCCGAGATGGAACCAGGCGAGCGCGTTCCCGGGATTCGCCTCGGTCGCGCGGCGGAACACCTTCCCCGCGCCGGCGTCGTCCCCCCGGCGTGCGCGCGCCTGGCCGAGCACGAGCAGCGCCGGGACGTTCCCCGGATTGCGCGCGAGCAGTCGCTGCGCCGCCGCGGCGGCCTTCGCGGGGTCGCCGACCTGCAGTTCCCGCCTTCCCTCGTCGAGGTCGGACAGCCACGCGACTCCGTCCTTGGGGTCGATCGACTCGGTTCCCGACGGTCCCGCCGAGCCGCCGACGTACCCGAGCGCCTCGAGCCTTCGCCTCCGCTCCGCCGCGTCGGGGGCGTCGGACTCGGGGACCGGCGTGTCGTCGCCGACGCGTTTGCCGAGTCGCGCGGCCAGTCGGCTCGCCTCGTCCGTGCGGTCCCCGCTGCGGTCCTTCAGCTCCCGAGGATCGCGCGCGAGGTCGTACAGCTCCGGCCGCGGGGCCTCGATGTATTTGTTCCCCCCGACGACGAGCGCGCGCAGCGGCGACCAGCCGTACGCGAACGCGGGGAAGAAGGTCTCCATCTCGTACGCCGGCGGCGCCGCGGGTTTCCCGCCGCGCATCCGCGCGACGAGCGAGACGCCGTCCGTGTCCCGCGGCGCGGGGAGCCCGGCCAGCGCGAGCACGGTCGGTGCGAGATCGACGAGACCGACGGGCGTCGCCGCGGACGACGGATCGCGCAGTCCGCCCACGCCGTGTCCCGCGACGATCAGCGGGACGCGCTGCGTCGCCTGGTAGACGAAGACGCCGTGCGTCGGCTCGCCGTGCTCGCCGAGGCTCTCGCCGTGATCTCCCGCGGCGACGACGAGCAGGTGGCTCGCGCTCTTCGCGCGCGCGGCGGCGAGCAGCCGTCCGATCTCCGCATCCATGAAGGCGACCTCGGCGTCGTACGGCCGATCGGGGAATCGACTCTCGTACGGCTCGGGGGCCAGGTAAGGCTGGTGCGGGTCGAAGTAGTGGACCCAGAGGAAGAAGGGCTTCTCGCCGGAGCCGATCCACGCGACCGCGGCGTCGGTCACGGCGCTCGCGGGGCGCTCCTTCCAGTCGTAGGCGGCGCGCGGCCCCCGCCGCACGCCGTCGTCGTAGACCTCGAAGCCGCGATCGAGCCCTCCCGAGCGATCGAGGACCGCCGAGGCGACGAACGCCGCCGTGCGCCGCCCGTGTTTCGAGAAGGTCTCCGCCAGCGTGGGAATCCCGTCCTTCAGCTTGAATCCGGCGTTGTCGCGCACCCCGTGCCGCCGCGGCGCGAGCCCGGTGAGGATCGTCGCGTGGCTCGGGAGGGTCAGCGGGGCGGGACTCAACGCCTGCTCGAACTTCACCCCCGATTTCGCCAGGGCGTCGAGGTTCGGGGTCGAGGCGAACGTCGCGCCGTAACAACCGAGGTGGTCCGCGCGGGTCGTGTCGAGGGTGATCAGCAGGACGCTCGGGGGCGGGGGCGGGGGAGCGGCCGCGGGGGTGGCGGCGAGGGACAGGGTGAGCGCGGCGGCGAGCATGGGCGTCGATTGTAGACGCCAGGGGTCCCACTCCCCGCACCCTCCCTGCGTCTCGCGGCCTGCGGGCGGTCGGGGCTCCACGCCGGTGCTACCGTTTCCGGGTGCTGACGCCCCTCTTGTTGTTCCTGGCGTCGTCGCTTCCACCCGGGCAGATCCA
The sequence above is a segment of the Candidatus Polarisedimenticolaceae bacterium genome. Coding sequences within it:
- a CDS encoding magnesium transporter CorA family protein, which encodes MIHAYVPRAAAVDRLEVQPGQLLPDGAVWIDLHAPTDEERRQVDRQLFVELPSREDMLEIEPSSRLYVDGDATYMTATVITHADAPNPSSDVITFILTRKTLLTLRYVDPRPLSTFAQRLVKQPGACATPEDAFLGLVESFIDRIADILEKVALDLDHLSQKIFHEDPQRIGPSQLDLRGALRSLGRNDDLASTARESLLSLSRILRFSIQTIDLNGRKELKNRLKEIQSDLAWLSEHASFEANKVVFLLDATLGMINIEQNAIIKIFSVAAVVFLPPTLVASIYGMNFKVMPELEWVHGYPFALGLMVMSAVLPYLFFKRKGWL
- a CDS encoding sulfatase-like hydrolase/transferase: MLAAALTLSLAATPAAAPPPPPPSVLLITLDTTRADHLGCYGATFASTPNLDALAKSGVKFEQALSPAPLTLPSHATILTGLAPRRHGVRDNAGFKLKDGIPTLAETFSKHGRRTAAFVASAVLDRSGGLDRGFEVYDDGVRRGPRAAYDWKERPASAVTDAAVAWIGSGEKPFFLWVHYFDPHQPYLAPEPYESRFPDRPYDAEVAFMDAEIGRLLAAARAKSASHLLVVAAGDHGESLGEHGEPTHGVFVYQATQRVPLIVAGHGVGGLRDPSSAATPVGLVDLAPTVLALAGLPAPRDTDGVSLVARMRGGKPAAPPAYEMETFFPAFAYGWSPLRALVVGGNKYIEAPRPELYDLARDPRELKDRSGDRTDEASRLAARLGKRVGDDTPVPESDAPDAAERRRRLEALGYVGGSAGPSGTESIDPKDGVAWLSDLDEGRRELQVGDPAKAAAAAQRLLARNPGNVPALLVLGQARARRGDDAGAGKVFRRATEANPGNALAWFHLGNALSKTGTVDEAMAAYGKALAIAPRDADTYVNALSMLRERKEPARAEVLLSSARALRLEDAEIEVQAGLLALSRGDVAGARKAFERALELNPSDENVRRALERLRSR